In Maridesulfovibrio sp., a single genomic region encodes these proteins:
- a CDS encoding HlyD family secretion protein — translation MNLLSKKVLLTSAVVLCAAFLLVIKFRNYISNPWTRDGQVRANVVQIAPRVSGPIVQLPIRDNQFVHKGDLLFEIDPRTYAAAMDEAQANLDQAMDQIKNRQSQVESAKASLQQALIRVRNAQLGITSARVHANEATKNLDRYKTLIANDTIAKRDYDSIHETAVTANAQFEQAQTQLDQARAAKEQAEAELDQVKAMLGASGKANPLLRQELARWEQARLNLEFTKVRAPVDGYITNLNIRQGSLAVANQPLLALIDANSFWVDSYFRESSLAHIRKGDKAVVTLMTYPEKPLVGTVESIGYGIAQPNGATGENLLPSISPTFEWIRLAQRIPVRVGILDKSKDVTLRIGTTASVLIETEVQKP, via the coding sequence ATGAATCTTCTTTCGAAAAAAGTTCTTCTCACCTCTGCGGTGGTTCTTTGCGCTGCCTTTTTGCTGGTAATCAAGTTCAGGAATTACATTTCCAATCCCTGGACGCGGGACGGGCAGGTCCGGGCCAATGTCGTGCAGATCGCGCCACGGGTCTCGGGGCCCATTGTGCAACTGCCGATCAGGGACAACCAGTTTGTCCACAAGGGGGATCTGTTGTTTGAAATAGATCCCCGGACCTATGCAGCGGCCATGGACGAGGCCCAGGCGAATCTTGATCAGGCCATGGATCAGATCAAAAACCGCCAGAGTCAGGTGGAAAGTGCAAAGGCGTCCCTGCAGCAAGCGTTGATACGGGTACGCAATGCCCAACTGGGCATTACGAGCGCCCGGGTGCACGCGAATGAAGCCACCAAAAACCTTGATCGATACAAGACTCTGATAGCCAACGACACCATAGCCAAACGGGATTATGATTCGATCCATGAAACCGCCGTGACCGCCAATGCGCAGTTTGAACAGGCGCAGACTCAGTTGGATCAGGCCCGCGCCGCCAAGGAGCAGGCAGAGGCGGAACTGGACCAGGTCAAGGCGATGTTGGGCGCCTCCGGAAAAGCCAATCCCTTATTGCGGCAGGAACTGGCCCGGTGGGAACAGGCGCGCCTTAATCTGGAATTTACCAAGGTTCGGGCTCCGGTGGACGGATATATCACTAATCTTAACATCCGTCAGGGGAGTCTGGCCGTTGCCAACCAACCGCTGCTTGCCCTGATTGACGCTAACAGCTTCTGGGTTGACAGTTACTTCCGCGAAAGTTCGCTTGCCCATATCAGAAAAGGCGACAAGGCAGTGGTGACACTGATGACCTACCCTGAGAAGCCGCTTGTCGGGACCGTTGAGAGTATCGGCTACGGAATAGCCCAACCCAACGGTGCTACCGGGGAAAACCTGTTGCCGTCCATCAGCCCGACGTTCGAGTGGATTCGGTTGGCCCAGCGTATCCCTGTCAGGGTCGGTATTCTGGACAAGTCCAAAGATGTGACGCTCAGAATCGGGACTACCGCCTCTGTCTTGATTGA
- a CDS encoding DUF1656 domain-containing protein produces MLYPSELNLGGVYFPPLFVAGAFGLFGTYFLTQILNRYRLSRFFASPPLAFFSFVIILALSFDLLIFG; encoded by the coding sequence TTGCTTTATCCCAGTGAACTGAACCTTGGCGGGGTATATTTCCCGCCACTTTTTGTGGCAGGTGCCTTTGGCCTGTTTGGCACCTATTTTCTGACGCAAATCCTGAACCGTTATCGGCTGTCACGCTTTTTTGCCTCGCCGCCGCTGGCGTTCTTCTCCTTTGTCATTATTCTCGCGCTTTCCTTTGACCTGCTTATTTTTGGGTAA
- a CDS encoding FUSC family protein — translation MQPSYSFSLSLPARESIKAGLAMAITGGIAMGLGWSNPSWACIAVAVVSMPTVGESINKGLHRLLGTLLGGGLALLLVALFAQDRWAFVFGMSIILGYSIYRMTISRYVYVWFICGYISLFLASYVPDTSQQIFNLVTSRVQETALGVVVYSAVSTLLWPQKSALGLNNLVVKLLDTQKKALQGCFSMMRDCASSGSEALYGLEAQLVSQLWRVLDAAEVEQFEIYEVRGWWRQLISQTEQLMESLELWRESLSELPPDMPVEMVFINIDEFQAAIAESLDQSALLLQATSGDEPQRVDLTVDTRQLAMLSHHEQAVWNNVRYALERIETLVASLHITIQMLVSPPRSSIWEQPKKVSALSRPADADSLAGLARGFVGIWVAAFFWIYVDGPGHLFFVVFVGINILLGQLAPIQWAKFFVSESVGILLAGVLYVFVMPHLSGYFELSILLFTLTTVLYYIFWHPRMTMLKMASILPFLLLVSFRSQQQYDFAAFANSALSMLLALTFGALVSSFPFSQRPEKMCLRVVRRFFRQASRFLEQSTQPASNRKRDISASGLACMQISAGKAGRWAGSIDYELIPDNSSEQTAALVGSLNSIAYRFKMLADARAACPVFQDGFGKHVREWETVIGEAIDPWAHGRFEEVPAGILQDRLPELEAGLETTLAAVSEEAGVDTYAATSRLLGCYRGVYRALITHARICTGFNWNVWRESRF, via the coding sequence ATGCAACCATCGTATTCTTTTTCCCTCTCTCTTCCCGCTCGGGAATCGATCAAGGCTGGACTTGCCATGGCGATTACCGGCGGTATTGCCATGGGGCTTGGATGGTCCAACCCCAGTTGGGCTTGCATTGCCGTGGCCGTGGTCAGTATGCCTACCGTAGGAGAGTCGATCAATAAGGGGCTGCACCGGTTGCTGGGAACTTTGTTAGGCGGAGGCTTAGCCCTTTTGCTTGTGGCGCTGTTTGCCCAGGACCGTTGGGCATTCGTGTTCGGCATGTCCATAATACTTGGATACTCAATATACCGCATGACAATATCCCGATATGTGTATGTCTGGTTTATCTGCGGTTATATCAGCCTTTTTCTGGCCTCCTATGTCCCCGACACCTCGCAGCAAATATTCAACCTCGTAACGTCGCGCGTTCAGGAAACCGCCTTGGGTGTGGTGGTCTATTCAGCGGTATCGACGCTGTTGTGGCCGCAAAAAAGCGCTCTTGGTTTGAATAACCTGGTGGTGAAATTACTGGATACGCAAAAAAAGGCTTTGCAAGGCTGTTTTTCTATGATGCGGGATTGCGCATCTTCCGGCTCCGAGGCCTTGTATGGGCTGGAGGCCCAGCTTGTTTCACAACTGTGGCGAGTTTTGGACGCAGCCGAAGTGGAGCAGTTTGAAATATATGAAGTCCGAGGCTGGTGGCGCCAACTCATTAGTCAGACTGAACAGCTTATGGAATCCCTGGAATTGTGGCGCGAGAGCCTTTCAGAATTGCCGCCTGACATGCCGGTGGAAATGGTTTTCATTAATATCGATGAATTCCAGGCGGCTATTGCTGAAAGTCTGGACCAGTCCGCTCTTCTGTTGCAGGCAACTTCCGGAGACGAACCGCAGAGGGTTGACCTCACCGTTGATACAAGACAGCTTGCCATGCTTTCTCACCATGAACAGGCTGTATGGAACAACGTGCGGTATGCGTTGGAGCGGATCGAAACTTTGGTAGCCTCGTTGCATATAACCATTCAAATGCTCGTATCACCGCCCCGATCTAGCATCTGGGAACAGCCGAAAAAGGTTTCCGCTCTGTCCAGACCAGCGGATGCCGACAGTCTCGCCGGCTTGGCTCGTGGCTTCGTAGGCATTTGGGTTGCCGCGTTTTTCTGGATTTATGTTGATGGGCCGGGACATCTTTTTTTTGTGGTCTTTGTCGGGATCAATATCCTGCTGGGCCAGCTCGCGCCCATACAGTGGGCAAAGTTCTTTGTTTCGGAAAGTGTCGGCATTCTCCTGGCCGGAGTCTTGTATGTTTTCGTCATGCCGCACCTGTCCGGATATTTTGAATTATCCATACTCTTGTTTACGCTCACGACAGTGCTTTACTACATATTCTGGCATCCACGTATGACGATGCTCAAGATGGCCAGCATCTTGCCGTTCCTGTTGCTGGTAAGCTTTCGCTCGCAGCAGCAGTATGATTTCGCGGCGTTTGCCAATAGCGCCTTGTCCATGCTCCTGGCTCTTACCTTTGGCGCGCTTGTCTCCTCGTTCCCCTTCTCGCAACGTCCTGAGAAAATGTGCTTGCGTGTCGTACGACGGTTTTTCCGTCAGGCCAGCCGTTTTCTTGAACAATCCACGCAACCGGCCTCGAACCGGAAAAGAGACATTTCGGCATCCGGGCTGGCCTGTATGCAGATTTCCGCAGGGAAAGCAGGCAGATGGGCGGGGAGCATCGACTATGAACTGATTCCGGATAATTCATCCGAGCAGACTGCGGCTCTGGTCGGCAGCCTTAATTCCATCGCCTATCGGTTCAAAATGCTGGCCGATGCCCGGGCGGCCTGCCCCGTGTTCCAAGACGGTTTTGGGAAGCATGTTCGGGAATGGGAGACCGTCATCGGCGAGGCAATTGATCCCTGGGCCCATGGCCGGTTCGAGGAGGTGCCTGCCGGAATATTGCAGGACCGTCTTCCTGAACTGGAAGCTGGCCTAGAGACGACTTTGGCGGCGGTGTCCGAGGAAGCTGGAGTGGATACCTACGCAGCCACCTCCCGTCTGCTTGGCTGTTACCGGGGGGTGTATAGAGCCCTTATTACCCATGCAAGAATTTGTACGGGATTTAATTGGAATGTCTGGCGCGAGTCGCGCTTTTAG
- a CDS encoding TetR/AcrR family transcriptional regulator, whose amino-acid sequence MPPQKNRSKKNTSTPGKRQRNPVATRQAILDSARLAFTKYGYDGAGVRTIAENAGVTAMLVKHYFGSKEQLFEEVVEETLAMHGLLRAAWQNEEHNAEALGRDMARELMATSNSGITPDGTVILLRSVGNEQAARILREKAIRYLEPITGNAPGKTPEINAALCLALISGYKLMRQVIKLPALEKENTEELANILSKLFTILNEQKTSDAPD is encoded by the coding sequence ATGCCTCCCCAAAAAAACAGATCTAAAAAAAACACGTCAACGCCTGGCAAACGTCAACGCAATCCTGTTGCCACCAGACAAGCCATCCTGGATTCGGCGCGTCTGGCCTTCACTAAATATGGGTATGACGGTGCAGGGGTAAGGACGATAGCCGAGAATGCCGGTGTGACGGCCATGCTGGTGAAGCACTATTTCGGCTCAAAGGAACAACTCTTTGAGGAAGTGGTGGAAGAGACGCTTGCCATGCATGGTCTGTTGCGTGCTGCTTGGCAAAACGAGGAACACAACGCTGAAGCCTTGGGCCGAGATATGGCCAGAGAACTTATGGCCACTTCCAATTCCGGCATTACTCCCGACGGTACTGTGATTCTCCTGCGCTCGGTCGGCAACGAACAGGCCGCCCGAATCTTGCGTGAAAAGGCAATCCGCTATCTTGAACCTATCACCGGAAACGCTCCTGGGAAGACTCCGGAAATCAACGCTGCGCTTTGCCTTGCTCTAATATCCGGATACAAGCTCATGCGCCAAGTGATCAAACTGCCTGCGTTGGAAAAAGAAAATACGGAGGAACTTGCCAATATCCTTTCCAAACTCTTCACTATACTGAACGAGCAAAAAACATCTGACGCTCCGGACTGA
- a CDS encoding nucleoside deaminase, with translation MKNQKKYLMRAIELSRESYLRGGGPFGAVVVNKDAIVGEGMNLVTPTNDPTAHAEIVAIRMACKKLSTFDLSGSQIYTSCEPCPMCLAAIWWARIDAIYYGNTKNDAASIGFDDADIYKEMCIDMNKRKIPLVQMLHSESIKVFDEWIKSENKLMY, from the coding sequence ATGAAAAATCAAAAAAAATATTTGATGCGCGCAATAGAGCTTTCGAGGGAAAGTTATTTACGTGGCGGTGGACCGTTCGGAGCCGTCGTAGTTAATAAGGATGCAATTGTCGGTGAAGGAATGAATTTAGTCACACCAACAAACGATCCAACCGCTCATGCCGAGATAGTAGCCATACGGATGGCTTGTAAAAAACTATCAACCTTTGATCTCTCGGGGAGTCAGATTTATACAAGTTGTGAACCCTGTCCGATGTGTTTAGCCGCCATTTGGTGGGCAAGAATAGATGCAATTTATTATGGAAATACAAAAAATGATGCTGCCTCAATTGGATTTGATGATGCTGATATTTATAAAGAAATGTGCATAGATATGAACAAACGGAAAATTCCATTAGTTCAAATGTTGCATTCTGAATCAATAAAAGTTTTTGATGAATGGATTAAGTCTGAAAACAAATTGATGTATTGA
- a CDS encoding caspase family protein, whose amino-acid sequence MPPPQYQDPLADLNTTQSVSGLYEEVRLGLLFSGNVQKSQDFISKYREAMKMGIFSNTGAMEDLDTAYVSNNLRKILTRLFGEVVKVDSLEQARSMGLDLVMVFDTQVSLGSMSGEQNSVNLKGSFVDWERRVLAEVEAHGVSVVPYPASSVGFKEAAGRALAALSNELGTSRRLATAIDEINAPVAVVAGIPAPVAVKGERYALVIGNSAYRDAPLKNPVNDAKDVGKALLRLGFNVILVKNARLRDMENAMDRFYASLQKGGVGLFYYAGHGMQVGGRNYLIPVDATVRSESDVRYECLDAGRILGKMEDAGNALNIVILDACRNNPFARSFRSGQRGLARMDAPTGSIVAYSTAPGSVAADGSGRNGVYTKYLLQYLMQPGLDISDVFFYTRKGVVQETGGGQVPWESSSLVDRFYFLEAPSYQR is encoded by the coding sequence ATGCCCCCACCCCAATATCAGGATCCACTGGCCGATCTCAATACCACGCAGTCCGTGTCCGGTTTATATGAAGAGGTGCGCCTGGGGCTGCTTTTTTCTGGAAATGTACAGAAGTCACAGGACTTCATCAGCAAGTATCGCGAAGCCATGAAAATGGGTATTTTTTCCAATACCGGGGCCATGGAGGATCTGGATACAGCCTACGTGTCGAATAATCTCCGTAAAATTCTTACCCGGTTGTTCGGGGAAGTGGTCAAGGTCGATTCTCTGGAGCAGGCCAGGTCCATGGGGTTGGACTTGGTAATGGTTTTTGACACGCAAGTGAGTCTGGGGAGCATGTCAGGTGAGCAGAATTCCGTGAATCTTAAAGGATCGTTTGTAGACTGGGAACGCCGTGTGCTTGCCGAAGTTGAAGCGCATGGCGTGAGCGTGGTTCCCTATCCGGCCAGTTCGGTCGGATTCAAGGAAGCAGCGGGAAGGGCTCTTGCGGCTTTGAGCAACGAGTTGGGCACATCACGCAGGCTGGCAACTGCCATTGATGAAATTAATGCACCGGTCGCTGTTGTTGCGGGTATTCCCGCTCCGGTTGCGGTAAAGGGTGAACGGTATGCTCTGGTTATCGGCAATAGCGCATACAGGGATGCCCCTTTGAAGAACCCGGTCAATGACGCCAAGGACGTAGGCAAGGCCCTGCTTCGGTTGGGATTTAATGTTATTCTGGTCAAGAACGCCAGGCTGCGCGATATGGAGAATGCCATGGACCGGTTTTACGCCAGTCTGCAGAAAGGCGGCGTGGGGCTGTTCTATTATGCGGGGCATGGCATGCAGGTTGGGGGAAGGAATTATCTCATCCCTGTTGACGCGACCGTCAGATCAGAATCCGATGTCCGCTACGAATGTCTTGATGCGGGCCGTATCCTAGGCAAGATGGAGGATGCCGGTAATGCTCTTAACATAGTAATCCTCGATGCCTGCCGCAATAATCCCTTTGCCCGCAGTTTTCGTTCGGGGCAGAGGGGGTTGGCTCGCATGGACGCGCCAACCGGGTCCATCGTGGCCTATTCTACCGCACCGGGTTCCGTGGCCGCTGACGGCAGTGGTCGCAACGGCGTGTACACGAAGTATCTGCTTCAATACCTGATGCAACCGGGACTCGATATCAGCGATGTCTTTTTTTACACGAGAAAGGGCGTGGTGCAGGAAACCGGTGGCGGGCAGGTGCCGTGGGAGTCCTCCTCGCTGGTTGATCGTTTTTATTTCTTGGAAGCCCCATCCTATCAGCGGTAG
- a CDS encoding ABC transporter permease subunit — translation MDFELMMKSIPKLLAATELTLLLVGLTLVLGLALSLVVAFLRVSRKKYFRWPAYAYIFFFRGSPLLVQLFLIYYGLPQLECVRDSFIWPLLRQPLLCALLAFCLNTAAYTGELLRGAIEAVPAGQIEAGMCLGMSRWQIFRKIVLPQAIRIGLPAYSNEVVYTIKDSSLASVVTLLELTGMARNIVARTYKPIEIFLLTACIYLILVFVATRLLRMVEGLLPPHDKKSDRLGLS, via the coding sequence ATGGATTTCGAACTGATGATGAAGTCGATTCCCAAGCTGCTGGCGGCAACGGAATTGACCTTGCTGCTTGTGGGCCTGACCCTTGTTCTCGGGCTGGCACTATCCCTCGTGGTTGCCTTTCTGCGCGTATCCAGGAAAAAATATTTCAGATGGCCTGCATACGCATACATCTTTTTTTTCCGTGGAAGCCCGCTCCTGGTGCAGCTGTTTTTGATTTATTACGGCCTGCCCCAGTTGGAATGCGTGCGGGACAGCTTTATATGGCCGCTGCTTCGGCAACCTTTGCTGTGTGCCCTGCTGGCCTTTTGCCTGAACACCGCCGCCTATACAGGCGAGCTGCTCCGGGGGGCCATAGAGGCCGTACCCGCAGGACAGATTGAAGCCGGGATGTGTCTGGGCATGTCCCGGTGGCAGATATTCAGGAAGATTGTGCTGCCTCAGGCGATACGAATCGGCCTTCCCGCCTATAGCAACGAAGTGGTCTACACCATCAAGGACAGCTCTCTCGCCAGTGTGGTCACGCTCCTTGAACTGACCGGCATGGCCAGGAACATCGTGGCCCGGACGTACAAACCCATTGAGATATTTTTACTGACCGCGTGTATTTATCTTATTTTGGTCTTTGTGGCGACAAGGTTGCTCAGAATGGTGGAGGGGCTTTTGCCGCCCCATGATAAAAAAAGCGACAGGCTTGGACTGTCTTGA
- a CDS encoding ABC transporter permease encodes MIGLDGYGESLMMGVLNTIQISGYSLGIGLCLGMAGAAAKLSGHKMLRGAADGITSFIRGIPELLFVLAVYLGSSVAINDAALYFGYTEYIELDAFWAGVVALSIIFGAYATEVFRGAIQAVPKGQTEAAYASGLTPFMTFRKVILPQMWRIALPGLGNLFLVLLKNTALLSVIGVQELMRKTGSAVGFTKKPFLFYLAATFLYLILTAISMVVMEWLEKKSQRGIRKVL; translated from the coding sequence GTGATCGGTCTTGATGGGTATGGTGAGTCCCTGATGATGGGGGTGTTGAACACCATACAGATATCAGGATATTCTCTTGGAATAGGATTGTGTCTTGGAATGGCCGGTGCAGCAGCGAAACTGTCCGGCCACAAAATGTTACGGGGCGCGGCGGACGGAATAACTTCCTTCATCCGGGGTATACCCGAACTTCTCTTTGTCCTTGCCGTATATCTTGGCAGCAGCGTGGCAATCAACGATGCGGCCCTGTATTTTGGATATACCGAATATATAGAGCTGGATGCATTCTGGGCCGGAGTAGTCGCCCTGAGTATTATTTTCGGGGCCTATGCCACGGAAGTGTTCCGAGGCGCCATTCAAGCCGTGCCCAAAGGACAGACCGAGGCGGCCTATGCTTCGGGGCTGACTCCTTTTATGACATTCAGAAAGGTCATCTTGCCCCAGATGTGGAGAATTGCCCTGCCGGGGCTGGGTAATCTTTTTCTGGTTCTGCTCAAGAACACGGCTTTGCTGTCCGTCATCGGAGTTCAGGAATTGATGCGAAAAACCGGCTCCGCAGTGGGGTTCACTAAAAAACCTTTTCTGTTTTACCTTGCAGCCACGTTTTTGTACCTGATTCTGACGGCAATCAGCATGGTTGTCATGGAATGGCTTGAAAAAAAGAGCCAACGTGGGATTAGAAAGGTGCTTTGA
- a CDS encoding transporter substrate-binding domain-containing protein, translating to MQKIAVLVFMLIVLSAGSAMAQAPLKIAIEGQYPPFNYVDSQGTPKGFEVDLAKQICAIIGRECKFVVLDWDGIITGLLARKVDMVMASMSITEERKQSVAFTKKYYEESGSYVTRKGSGMVISKEGLEGKRVGVQRSTTWSSYIENTYPGVDVVYYDDDNRGLLDLLAGRIDTYLAQSYFMNQWLKKPEAKELQISGDPVRDSQYIGEGIGIAVRKGDVELKKQLDEALATILKNGTYKKIASKYFNFDIYGFGM from the coding sequence ATGCAAAAAATAGCAGTACTCGTATTTATGCTTATTGTTCTGTCTGCAGGAAGCGCCATGGCGCAGGCCCCCCTGAAAATAGCCATAGAGGGTCAGTATCCGCCTTTCAATTATGTGGACAGCCAGGGAACTCCCAAAGGATTTGAAGTAGACCTTGCCAAGCAGATTTGCGCGATAATCGGACGTGAGTGCAAATTCGTGGTTCTGGACTGGGACGGTATAATCACCGGCCTTCTGGCCCGCAAGGTGGATATGGTCATGGCCAGCATGTCCATCACGGAAGAACGAAAACAGTCCGTAGCGTTCACCAAAAAGTATTATGAAGAAAGCGGCAGCTACGTAACAAGAAAGGGCTCCGGCATGGTCATTTCGAAAGAGGGACTGGAGGGTAAACGGGTCGGCGTGCAGCGCTCCACTACCTGGAGTTCCTATATTGAAAACACATACCCCGGCGTTGATGTGGTCTATTATGACGATGACAACCGGGGTCTCCTGGACCTTCTGGCCGGCCGCATCGATACCTATCTTGCCCAGAGCTACTTTATGAACCAATGGCTCAAAAAACCGGAAGCAAAGGAATTGCAAATTTCCGGAGACCCCGTTAGAGACTCGCAGTATATAGGAGAAGGCATCGGTATCGCGGTACGAAAAGGTGATGTCGAACTGAAAAAGCAGTTGGATGAAGCTTTGGCTACAATATTGAAGAACGGAACTTACAAAAAAATAGCTTCCAAGTATTTCAATTTCGATATCTACGGTTTTGGAATGTAA
- a CDS encoding cysteine hydrolase, which produces MKLKATTITLFLLLLNFTVSNAFGDNHFLTTLEEQVSPDVCAVLVVDTQNDYVADDGMLGKAGLPVKTLQANVPVLNKFIEAARQAGATVIWIKSSHSPADSLPPYMVGNISRKKGQMPNKADFLCAPGSYGQEYYKGMVKRLTSEPEVIKNSYSAFINTQLDAYLQAKGIKTIISTGYITDVCVGSTAKTGYFKGYYSIMPVDGSSSYTKEATESYLKNHRTYFGFTPTTAEIMNIWKTKYKK; this is translated from the coding sequence ATGAAATTGAAAGCAACAACCATCACACTTTTCCTTCTATTATTAAATTTTACTGTTTCCAACGCGTTCGGGGACAATCATTTCCTTACAACTCTGGAGGAACAGGTCTCACCTGATGTTTGCGCCGTTCTCGTTGTTGACACGCAAAATGATTATGTCGCCGATGACGGTATGCTCGGAAAGGCAGGCCTGCCGGTGAAAACTCTTCAAGCCAACGTTCCGGTTCTGAACAAGTTTATCGAAGCAGCCCGTCAGGCTGGAGCAACCGTAATATGGATTAAAAGCAGTCATTCACCTGCCGACTCCCTGCCCCCCTATATGGTCGGAAACATTTCAAGAAAAAAGGGACAAATGCCCAATAAAGCAGATTTTCTCTGTGCTCCGGGAAGCTACGGTCAGGAATACTACAAGGGGATGGTGAAGCGTCTTACCAGTGAGCCGGAAGTCATAAAAAACAGTTACAGCGCTTTTATCAACACTCAGTTGGATGCATATCTGCAGGCAAAGGGCATCAAAACCATTATCTCGACCGGATACATCACGGATGTATGCGTGGGAAGTACTGCTAAAACAGGATATTTCAAAGGGTATTACTCCATTATGCCCGTTGACGGCTCATCCAGCTACACAAAAGAGGCAACAGAGTCCTATTTGAAAAACCATAGAACATATTTCGGTTTTACTCCGACAACAGCTGAAATAATGAACATATGGAAGACAAAATATAAAAAATAG
- a CDS encoding Na-translocating system protein MpsC family protein, with amino-acid sequence MLAGDFKQEIMKLHNAVNISIFGQGLRWQKVEFFQDKIIIIAHNKRVPALNSLDETDRFTTRMMDLALLMQFKNMFKQELENFLSFEPLAVLKDYDPKSEMSMCAVLLDRSVEELLPSI; translated from the coding sequence ATGCTCGCAGGAGACTTTAAACAGGAAATAATGAAGCTGCACAATGCCGTTAATATATCCATCTTCGGCCAGGGGTTACGCTGGCAAAAGGTTGAGTTTTTTCAGGATAAAATAATCATTATTGCCCATAACAAACGTGTACCGGCTCTTAACTCCCTTGATGAAACGGATCGATTCACAACCAGAATGATGGATCTTGCGCTGCTCATGCAGTTCAAAAACATGTTTAAACAGGAACTTGAAAACTTCCTTTCTTTCGAACCCTTAGCGGTTTTAAAGGATTATGATCCCAAATCGGAAATGTCGATGTGTGCCGTGCTGTTAGACAGAAGCGTTGAGGAGCTGTTGCCCTCCATATAA
- a CDS encoding DMT family transporter: MPDKLSSNARHDVDLTSFTLAAVTAMAWGMTGVFVRLLPPRHPATITAARLLIALPVAILPGFLSGSRQKLCRNTLARPESYLLATLLAGYYLMATTAFQMAPVADVALLLSTPPLFVLAIEKILGPQPPKAAILGATLAVVGIAVILSPGISLTGNSTLHSFIGRSMALFAAMLTALYAHFYQRLSQKTIILNAKTVTFLTFFIGGLGAGLISFLQPSTMHIEPDFNSIVIFLALGILSTAIPTLGFAVLSNRLPAIMTSTISLFIPLFSGIFAYLLLGERITPMFLLGSVFVLLGVSMIIFRNRFRKRI; encoded by the coding sequence ATGCCTGACAAATTAAGTTCGAACGCAAGGCATGATGTGGATTTGACCTCGTTCACTCTGGCAGCAGTTACAGCCATGGCCTGGGGCATGACCGGGGTATTTGTACGCCTGCTTCCCCCGCGGCATCCTGCGACCATTACTGCGGCTAGACTCCTGATAGCCCTTCCCGTGGCCATTCTGCCCGGATTCCTTTCCGGCTCACGTCAGAAACTATGCAGAAACACTCTTGCCAGACCTGAAAGCTACCTACTGGCCACGCTTCTAGCCGGATATTACCTTATGGCGACTACGGCATTTCAAATGGCCCCGGTTGCGGATGTAGCGCTCCTGTTGAGCACGCCTCCATTATTTGTGCTGGCAATAGAGAAAATACTTGGCCCACAGCCACCAAAAGCGGCAATCCTCGGCGCGACGCTGGCTGTTGTGGGGATAGCCGTAATACTCTCACCGGGAATCTCTCTTACCGGAAACTCTACGCTGCACAGCTTTATCGGACGGAGTATGGCTCTTTTCGCTGCGATGTTAACGGCTTTATACGCCCACTTTTACCAACGGCTATCGCAGAAGACTATCATTCTGAATGCAAAGACAGTTACGTTCCTGACCTTTTTCATCGGAGGACTGGGGGCGGGCCTGATTTCCTTCCTGCAACCATCAACCATGCATATAGAACCGGATTTCAACTCAATTGTTATTTTTCTGGCTCTCGGCATCCTGTCGACAGCAATTCCTACTTTGGGGTTTGCCGTTTTATCCAACCGCTTACCGGCTATCATGACCTCTACAATATCCTTGTTCATCCCCTTATTCTCAGGGATATTCGCATATCTGCTGCTAGGCGAACGCATTACACCAATGTTTTTGCTCGGCAGCGTTTTTGTCCTCTTGGGAGTCTCCATGATCATATTTCGAAACAGATTCAGGAAACGGATTTAG